The following are from one region of the Corythoichthys intestinalis isolate RoL2023-P3 chromosome 17, ASM3026506v1, whole genome shotgun sequence genome:
- the LOC130905644 gene encoding chemerin-like receptor 1 — MSVDYIEYCDYTPDNETEADISVFGALNNASHHASLTPFLVAVNILVCVVGLAGNSVVIWICGWKMKRTVVTIWYLSLAISNLLFCALLPLEVVYMLTSHWPFGLVMCKLTSSALFLNMYSSVFLLVLISADRCVVATFPVWSRNHRTVRGAFAVVALVWGMAALLTLPSLIVRQTTVRGDVISCRVIYADPSRHKAVALTRFTCGFLAPFVVIVLCSSVLVAKLRGMSVRSTKPYKIMAALISCFFMCWVPYHTFVLLELDVKRLSQDSLQIGIKVGATLAAANSFLSPILYVFIGNDFSQILKSSLMQRLESVMADDFRTVRSQSVQNMQNL; from the exons ATGAGCGTGGATTACATCGAATACTGCGATTACACACCAGACAATGAAACCGAAGCGGACATCAGTGTCTTTGGCGCGCTGAACAATGCCAGTCACCATGCGTCTTTGACTCCATTCCTGGTCGCCGTCAACATCTTGGTCTGCGTGGTGGGCCTGGCAGGGAACTCTGTGGTTATCTGGATCTGCGGATGGAAGATGAAAAGAACGGTCGTCACCATTTGGTACCTGAGTTTGGCCATATCCAACTTGTTGTTCTGTGCCCTCTTGCCTCTGGAGGTGGTCTACATGCTCACCTCGCATTGGCCTTTCGGGCTGGTGATGTGCAAGTTGACATCATCGGCGCTGTTCCTCAACATGTACAGCAGCGTTTTCCTCCTGGTTCTGATCAGCGCCGACCGATGTGTGGTGGCGACATTCCCAGTGTGGTCGCGGAACCACCGCACGGTTCGCGGGGCCTTTGCAGTTGTTGCGCTCGTGTGGGGCATGGCTGCGCTCCTCACTCTGCCCTCACTTATTGTCAGGCAGACCACAGTCCGAGGAGATGTGATCTCGTGCCGCGTGATCTACGCAGATCCGTCCAGGCACAAGGCGGTGGCGCTAACCCGCTTCACGTGCGGATTCCTCGCACCTTTTGTGGTGATCGTGCTGTGCAGCTCGGTGCTGGTTGCAAAGCTGCGCGGGATGAGCGTCAG GTCCACCAAGCCCTACAAAATCATGGCGGCACTCATTTCCTGCTTCTTCATGTGCTGGGTTCCCTACCACACTTTTGTTCTCCTGGAGTTGGACGTGAAGAGACTCAGCCAGGACAGTCTTCAGATTGGGATAAAAGTCGGGGCTACTCTGGCGGCGGCAAACAGCTTCCTATCGCCTATTCTCTATGTCTTCATCGGGAACGATTTCAGCCAGATCTTAAAGAGCTCGCTAATGCAAAGGTTGGAGTCGGTCATGGCGGATGATTTCCGGACAGTACGTTCACAATCGGTGCAAAACATGCAAAACTTGTGA